From one Culex quinquefasciatus strain JHB chromosome 3, VPISU_Cqui_1.0_pri_paternal, whole genome shotgun sequence genomic stretch:
- the LOC6041466 gene encoding cuticle protein CP14.6: protein MFKLILISTLAAAVCAIGNPESTAQILSYSNVLQDDGHYNWAYETSNGIAAHEEGLGAHQANGAYSYTGPDGVRYQVVYVADENGFRPEGAHLPTPPPTPEHVIKSLEQIRANPPKDQKDFSLEALDATLARLRLH, encoded by the exons atgttcaaactt ATCCTCATCTCCACCCTGGCCGCGGCCGTTTGCGCCATCGGAAATCCGGAATCGACCGCCCAGATCCTGTCGTACAGCAACGTCCTCCAGGACGATGGCCACTACAACTGGGCGTACGAAACGAGCAACGGAATCGCTGCCCACGAAGAGGGCCTTGGAGCGCACCAGGCCAACGGAGCTTACTCGTACACCGGTCCCGATGGTGTTCGGTATCAGGTTGTTTACGTGGCCGATGAGAACGGATTCCGCCCGGAGGGTGCCCATCTGCCAACTCCACCTCCGACCCCGGAGCACGTGATCAAGTCGCTGGAGCAGATCCGGGCCAACCCACCGAAGGACCAGAAGGACTTTAGCTTGGAGGCGTTGGATGCCACGCTGGCCCGACTGAGGCTGCACTAG
- the LOC6041467 gene encoding pupal cuticle protein Edg-78E yields MFKLILISTLAAAVCAIGNPESTAQILSYSNVLQDDGHYNWAYETSNGIAAHEEGLGAHQANGAYSYTGPDGVRYQVVYVADENGFRPEGACCDGARPSRRQQQQNQRSIIGTLRDDRAAHLPTPPPTPEHVIKSLEQIRANPPKDQKDFSLEALDATLARLRLH; encoded by the exons atgttcaaactt ATCCTCATCTCCACCCTGGCCGCGGCCGTTTGCGCCATCGGAAATCCGGAATCGACCGCCCAGATCCTGTCCTATAGCAATGTCCTCCAGGACGATGGCCACTACAACTGGGCGTACGAAACGAGCAACGGAATCGCTGCCCACGAAGAGGGCCTTGGAGCGCACCAGGCCAACGGAGCTTACTCGTACACCGGTCCCGATGGTGTTCGGTATCAGGTTGTTTACGTGGCCGATGAGAACGGATTCCGCCCGGAGGGTGCCTGTTGCGACGGAGCGCGTCCCTC ACGtcgtcagcagcagcagaaccaaCGAAGCATCATCGGGACGCTCCGCGATGACAGGGC TGCCCATCTGCCAACTCCACCTCCGACCCCGGAGCACGTGATCAAGTCGCTGGAGCAGATCCGGGCCAACCCACCGAAGGACCAGAAGGACTTTAGCTTGGAGGCGTTGGATGCCACGCTGGCCCGACTGAGACTGCACTAG